A stretch of the Sorangium aterium genome encodes the following:
- a CDS encoding methanobactin export MATE transporter MbnM: MAMFATMTALRRSAISSALAALAALCCACGDGDRPQGVGGSTGEGAGGSTGEGAGGQGGGGHGGGGASAYAWGLPTGFPVPKVPEDNPMSSVKVELGRRLFYDVRLSGNDTYSCSSCHRQELAFTDGLANAKGSTGQLHSRSSMSLANVAYLTTLTWANPLVDALEEQALLPMFGETPVELGLAGMEDELLERLQGEPVYQDLFPEAFPGDDEPLRLANITKAIAAFERSLLSYRAPYDRYRYGGDPSGMSDAALRGMDLFFSEKLECFHCHGGFNLSDSVEHDGTTFTEVMFHNTGLYNIDGNGAYPEGNGGVYEISHKEADMGRFRAPTLRNIALTAPYMHDGSIETLEGVLDHYAAGGRTIEAGLPNAGVGSENKFKSELISGFDLTEEERADVIAFLQTLTDDEFLKDPRFADPWTEAP, encoded by the coding sequence ATGGCGATGTTCGCTACGATGACCGCTCTCCGCCGTTCTGCGATCTCCTCTGCCCTCGCTGCGCTCGCGGCCCTCTGCTGTGCCTGCGGCGACGGCGATCGGCCGCAAGGCGTCGGCGGGTCGACAGGAGAGGGCGCCGGTGGGTCGACGGGGGAGGGCGCCGGCGGCCAGGGCGGCGGTGGCCATGGGGGAGGCGGCGCGAGCGCCTACGCGTGGGGGCTGCCGACGGGCTTTCCGGTGCCCAAGGTCCCCGAGGACAACCCGATGTCGTCGGTGAAGGTCGAGCTCGGCAGGCGGCTGTTCTACGACGTGCGCCTGTCCGGCAACGACACGTACTCGTGCAGCTCGTGCCATCGCCAGGAGCTCGCGTTCACCGACGGCCTTGCGAACGCCAAGGGTTCGACCGGCCAGCTGCACTCGCGCAGCTCGATGAGCCTGGCCAACGTCGCTTACCTCACGACGCTGACCTGGGCGAATCCGCTCGTCGACGCGCTCGAGGAGCAGGCGCTCCTCCCGATGTTCGGCGAGACGCCTGTCGAGCTCGGGCTCGCCGGCATGGAGGACGAGCTGCTGGAGCGGCTACAGGGCGAGCCGGTCTACCAGGATCTCTTTCCCGAGGCCTTCCCCGGCGACGACGAGCCCCTCCGCCTCGCGAACATCACGAAGGCGATCGCGGCGTTCGAGCGATCGCTGCTCTCGTACCGCGCGCCTTACGACCGTTACCGGTACGGCGGCGACCCGTCCGGGATGTCCGACGCGGCGCTGCGCGGGATGGATCTCTTCTTCTCCGAGAAGCTGGAGTGCTTCCATTGCCACGGCGGCTTCAACCTGTCGGACTCGGTGGAGCACGACGGCACCACCTTCACGGAGGTGATGTTCCACAACACGGGGCTCTACAACATCGACGGCAACGGCGCTTACCCGGAGGGCAACGGGGGAGTCTACGAGATCTCCCACAAAGAGGCGGACATGGGCCGGTTCCGCGCGCCCACGCTGCGGAACATCGCCCTCACGGCGCCGTACATGCACGACGGCAGCATCGAGACGCTCGAGGGGGTGCTCGACCATTACGCCGCCGGAGGGCGCACGATCGAGGCTGGCCTCCCCAACGCCGGTGTGGGCAGCGAGAACAAGTTCAAGAGCGAGCTCATCAGCGGGTTCGATCTCACAGAAGAGGAGAGAGCGGACGTGATCGCCTTCTTGCAAACCCTGACGGACGACGAGTTTCTGAAGGACCCGCGCTTCGCGGATCCCTGGACGGAGGCGCCGTGA
- a CDS encoding MbnP family copper-binding protein: MESGLRASRLWFPLVGAVLALMACGDDDVVNPLDGASTSTGVGGGAGSGGDGGAGGGSGGADGGGGSGDAETIAVELQFEGRVRDEVFSCSETYAVGSASTEVGLNDFRLYIHDVRLRRADGEEVPLSLDQDGLWQVQDVALLDFEDRSGTCANGTEETNGVVRGTVPVGDYDGLSFKLGVPFDLNHGDASVAPSPLNLTGLFWSWNDGYKFLRLDSVSTADDKPFLVHIGSTGCVADAGGKVTACDHPNIAEIAFQDIDPLTTKVLVDYAALVSDSDLSASADDIPGCMSDPSDSECLPLFTHLGIDSTDGSPRPDQQSFFRIE, translated from the coding sequence ATGGAATCCGGTCTTCGTGCATCACGGCTCTGGTTCCCGCTGGTCGGGGCGGTGCTCGCGCTCATGGCGTGCGGCGACGATGATGTGGTGAACCCTCTCGACGGGGCGTCGACCTCGACGGGCGTCGGTGGCGGCGCGGGAAGCGGCGGTGACGGCGGGGCTGGCGGTGGCAGCGGCGGGGCTGACGGCGGCGGGGGGAGCGGCGACGCCGAGACGATCGCTGTCGAGCTGCAGTTCGAAGGCCGCGTCCGCGACGAGGTGTTCTCCTGCAGCGAGACGTACGCTGTCGGCAGCGCCTCGACGGAGGTGGGGCTGAACGATTTCCGCCTCTACATCCACGACGTGCGCCTGCGCCGCGCGGACGGCGAGGAGGTGCCGCTCTCGCTCGATCAGGACGGGCTGTGGCAGGTCCAGGACGTCGCGCTGCTTGATTTCGAGGACCGATCGGGCACCTGCGCCAACGGGACGGAGGAGACGAACGGCGTGGTGCGCGGGACGGTCCCGGTCGGGGACTACGACGGGCTGTCGTTCAAGCTGGGCGTCCCGTTCGACCTGAACCACGGCGACGCGTCGGTCGCGCCGTCGCCGCTCAACCTGACGGGGCTGTTCTGGAGCTGGAACGACGGGTACAAGTTCCTGCGCCTCGACAGCGTCTCCACGGCAGACGACAAACCGTTCCTCGTGCACATCGGGAGCACTGGCTGCGTCGCCGACGCGGGCGGCAAGGTGACCGCGTGCGATCACCCCAACATCGCCGAGATCGCCTTCCAGGACATCGACCCGCTCACGACGAAGGTGCTCGTCGACTATGCGGCGCTCGTCTCGGACAGCGACCTGTCGGCGAGCGCCGACGACATCCCCGGCTGCATGTCGGATCCGTCGGATTCCGAGTGTCTACCGCTCTTCACCCATCTCGGCATCGACAGCACCGACGGCTCGCCGCGGCCCGACCAGCAGTCGTTCTTCAGGATAGAATAG
- a CDS encoding TonB-dependent receptor — translation MVRSLSTAFPLLLLIASAAPARAGDSAAPARAGDSAAPARAGDSAAPARAGAAAPPAAEAATSVGGDASGGAGAAAPVSGATGGAAPVPDAAPITVVVQGAAPPRSASESVRGQAEIRAAPHRTASDVLQLVPGVFTSQHSGECKAHQIFFRGFDAVHGQDLEVWVAGAPVNEVSNVHGQGYTDLHFVMPEVIGELRAQPGSYDPRQGDFAVAGTMRFDLAYGEPGITATASAGSFGARRLFLAYHPEDADDATFAAFEAYGTDGFGPARAAGRASLVAQAVYRPLAGVSARVMASAFASRCGSAGVLRLCDIESGKVDRFASYDPDQGGDSSRAQLVVDLRGSGDGAARGEGLSLTPFVVLRSLRLRSNFTGYLADPTNGDATQQLNEAITAGATASYRLTFPLLSDRDTFEAGVVARTDWIEQSQRRLAAVDDRPTATLVDAEVRATDIAGYLDASIRPARRITLRGGLRADGLAYQVVDDIGQGAQARSAMGVHVGGKGTVDVALLPGLRALASVGQGFRSPQARSLGDGERTPFTRVLSAEAGLRYADERVRASAALFHTRLSDDLVFDEATARNEPVPATARTGVAIDAVAHPAPWLVSSVGLTYTRAAFTASGGRYAAGDLLPFVPQVVARADLAVTPRLGALFGRRLEARAGAGVTLLHGRPLPFGEVGHDALVTDVTAHVRYHRVELGLDVYNLLDASWFDGEFVYPSNFTRGAAPDLLPARHVTVGAPRSFLASLSLYIG, via the coding sequence GTGGTCCGTTCCCTGAGCACGGCGTTCCCGCTGCTTCTTCTCATCGCGTCCGCCGCGCCTGCGCGCGCCGGCGACAGCGCCGCGCCTGCGCGCGCAGGCGACAGCGCCGCGCCTGCGCGCGCCGGCGACAGCGCCGCGCCTGCACGCGCCGGCGCAGCGGCACCGCCCGCGGCCGAAGCGGCAACGTCGGTGGGCGGCGATGCCTCCGGCGGCGCCGGCGCAGCGGCGCCCGTCTCCGGCGCAACGGGCGGAGCGGCGCCCGTGCCCGACGCCGCGCCCATCACGGTCGTGGTGCAGGGCGCCGCGCCGCCGCGCAGCGCCTCGGAGTCGGTGCGCGGGCAGGCGGAGATCCGGGCCGCGCCCCACCGGACGGCGAGCGACGTGCTGCAGCTCGTGCCGGGCGTGTTCACCTCCCAGCACAGCGGCGAGTGCAAGGCGCACCAGATCTTCTTCCGCGGCTTCGACGCGGTCCACGGGCAGGACCTCGAGGTCTGGGTCGCGGGCGCGCCGGTCAACGAGGTCTCGAACGTCCACGGCCAGGGCTACACCGATCTCCATTTCGTGATGCCGGAGGTGATCGGCGAGCTCCGCGCGCAGCCGGGGTCGTACGACCCGCGCCAGGGCGACTTCGCGGTCGCCGGGACGATGCGCTTCGATCTCGCCTACGGCGAGCCCGGGATCACCGCCACCGCCTCCGCGGGCTCCTTCGGCGCGCGCCGGCTCTTCCTCGCCTACCACCCCGAGGACGCGGACGACGCCACGTTCGCGGCCTTCGAGGCGTACGGGACCGACGGCTTCGGGCCCGCCCGCGCCGCCGGCCGGGCGTCGCTCGTCGCGCAGGCCGTCTACCGGCCGCTCGCCGGCGTCTCCGCGCGGGTGATGGCGTCGGCGTTCGCCTCCCGCTGCGGCTCCGCCGGCGTCCTGCGCCTCTGCGACATCGAGTCGGGCAAGGTCGACCGCTTCGCCTCGTACGATCCCGATCAGGGCGGCGACTCGTCGCGGGCGCAGCTCGTCGTCGATCTGCGCGGCTCGGGCGACGGCGCCGCCCGCGGGGAGGGCCTCTCGCTCACGCCGTTCGTCGTGCTGCGCTCGCTCCGGCTGCGCTCGAACTTCACCGGGTACCTCGCGGATCCCACGAACGGCGACGCCACCCAGCAGCTCAACGAGGCGATCACGGCTGGCGCCACCGCGTCGTACCGGCTCACCTTCCCGCTGCTCTCCGACCGCGACACGTTCGAGGCGGGCGTCGTCGCGCGCACCGACTGGATCGAGCAGTCGCAGCGGCGCCTCGCGGCCGTCGACGACAGGCCGACCGCCACGCTCGTCGACGCGGAGGTCCGCGCGACCGACATCGCCGGCTACCTCGACGCGTCGATCCGGCCGGCGCGGCGGATCACGCTGCGCGGCGGGCTGCGCGCCGACGGCCTCGCGTACCAGGTCGTCGACGACATCGGCCAGGGCGCGCAGGCGCGCAGCGCGATGGGCGTCCACGTGGGCGGCAAGGGCACGGTGGACGTGGCGCTGCTCCCCGGGCTCCGCGCGCTCGCCAGCGTGGGCCAGGGGTTCCGCTCGCCCCAGGCGCGCAGCCTCGGCGACGGCGAGCGCACCCCCTTCACGCGGGTGCTCTCCGCCGAGGCCGGGCTCCGCTACGCCGACGAGCGCGTGCGGGCGTCGGCGGCGCTGTTCCACACGCGCCTCAGCGACGATCTCGTCTTCGACGAGGCGACCGCCCGCAACGAGCCCGTGCCCGCCACGGCCCGCACCGGGGTGGCCATCGACGCGGTGGCGCACCCGGCGCCGTGGCTCGTGTCGAGCGTCGGCCTGACGTACACCCGGGCGGCCTTCACCGCGTCCGGCGGGCGCTACGCCGCGGGGGATCTCCTCCCCTTCGTGCCCCAGGTCGTCGCCCGCGCCGATCTCGCGGTGACGCCGCGCCTCGGCGCCCTCTTCGGCCGGCGCCTCGAGGCCCGCGCCGGCGCCGGCGTGACGCTGCTCCACGGCCGCCCCCTGCCGTTCGGAGAGGTCGGCCACGACGCGCTCGTCACCGACGTGACGGCGCACGTCCGCTACCACCGCGTCGAGCTCGGGCTCGACGTCTACAACCTCCTCGACGCGTCGTGGTTCGACGGCGAGTTCGTCTACCCCTCGAACTTCACCCGCGGCGCGGCGCCCGACCTCCTCCCCGCGCGGCACGTGACGGTCGGCGCCCCGCGCAGCTTCCTCGCTTCGCTCTCCCTCTACATCGGCTGA
- a CDS encoding serine/threonine-protein kinase produces MVAPFQPAVGMLFGEFRIVRPLSAGGMGAVYIAEQASTGKLRALKLMHPQLCADARLRERFEQEARVGALVESDHVVQVIGAGVDAASGVPWLAMELLEGEDLSQRMRRSGLLPAQDVHEIFRQLCHALGAAHRAGVVHRDMKPQNVFLAKTQSATARWSVKVLDFGIAKIAAEASTMATASLGTPLWMAPEQTDARGQISPATDVWALGLIAFALLTGRMYWRAANDPMGTAMPVLLREILFEPIDPASVRATALGRAGCIVHPFDAWFARCVAREPSQRFQTAQEAFDALGPALFVDPRSARPAGAAISVVPLGAAAAITSAGSASRLSMTGPTEVASDARRAPSTPAPVLASSGPAEAPARPARRGPMLLACGLAGAFAMAVIAFYAGRAQSDVRLVQRLPVPAHPTVVNPGRGDARSPALAGDASERQPSPGSRDAPVPAPAPRSPRPMREGGTTPAATAIAARPFDRGAAHAALQAKADTARIHCKGKAGPKAVTARVFFNPAGAVQRISIEPQVAMTPAGGCVQMLLGSARVPAFDGSELQDVTTTVGIE; encoded by the coding sequence ATGGTCGCGCCGTTCCAGCCGGCGGTCGGGATGCTCTTCGGAGAGTTCCGGATCGTTCGGCCCCTCAGCGCCGGGGGCATGGGGGCCGTGTACATCGCCGAGCAGGCGAGCACTGGCAAGCTGCGGGCCCTCAAGCTCATGCACCCGCAGCTCTGCGCGGACGCCCGGCTGCGCGAGCGCTTCGAGCAGGAGGCGCGCGTCGGCGCGCTGGTGGAGAGCGATCACGTCGTGCAGGTGATCGGCGCCGGCGTGGACGCGGCCAGCGGCGTGCCCTGGCTCGCGATGGAGCTGCTCGAGGGGGAGGACCTCTCGCAGCGCATGAGGCGCAGCGGGCTGCTCCCTGCGCAGGACGTGCACGAGATCTTCCGGCAGCTCTGCCACGCGCTCGGCGCCGCCCACCGGGCGGGCGTGGTCCACCGGGACATGAAGCCGCAGAACGTGTTCCTCGCGAAGACGCAGAGCGCGACCGCGCGCTGGTCGGTCAAGGTCCTCGACTTCGGCATCGCGAAGATCGCCGCGGAGGCGAGCACGATGGCGACCGCGTCGCTCGGCACGCCCCTCTGGATGGCGCCCGAGCAGACCGACGCGCGCGGGCAGATCTCGCCGGCGACCGACGTGTGGGCGCTCGGGCTGATCGCGTTCGCCCTGCTCACCGGGCGCATGTACTGGCGCGCCGCGAACGACCCGATGGGCACGGCGATGCCGGTGCTGCTCCGCGAGATCCTCTTCGAGCCGATCGACCCGGCGTCGGTGCGCGCGACCGCGCTCGGGCGCGCCGGCTGTATCGTGCACCCGTTCGACGCCTGGTTCGCGCGCTGCGTCGCCCGGGAGCCGTCGCAGCGCTTCCAGACGGCGCAGGAGGCCTTCGACGCGCTCGGCCCGGCGCTCTTCGTCGACCCGCGCAGCGCGCGGCCCGCCGGCGCCGCGATCTCGGTGGTGCCGCTCGGCGCCGCGGCGGCGATCACCTCGGCGGGGTCTGCCTCGCGCCTGTCGATGACCGGACCGACCGAGGTGGCCTCGGACGCGCGGCGCGCGCCGTCGACGCCCGCGCCCGTCCTGGCGAGCAGCGGGCCGGCGGAGGCCCCTGCCAGGCCTGCGCGGCGGGGGCCGATGCTCCTCGCGTGCGGCCTGGCCGGCGCCTTCGCGATGGCGGTGATCGCCTTTTACGCCGGCCGCGCGCAGAGCGACGTCCGGCTGGTGCAGCGCCTGCCGGTGCCGGCGCACCCGACGGTGGTCAACCCGGGCCGCGGCGACGCGCGCTCACCGGCGCTGGCGGGCGACGCGAGCGAGCGGCAGCCGTCGCCGGGCTCTCGCGACGCTCCGGTGCCGGCGCCCGCGCCGAGGTCTCCGCGCCCCATGCGCGAAGGCGGCACCACGCCGGCGGCGACGGCGATCGCGGCGAGGCCGTTCGATCGCGGCGCGGCCCACGCGGCGCTGCAAGCGAAGGCCGACACCGCGCGGATCCACTGCAAGGGCAAGGCGGGGCCGAAGGCGGTGACGGCGCGGGTGTTCTTCAACCCCGCGGGCGCAGTGCAGCGCATCTCGATCGAGCCGCAGGTCGCGATGACCCCGGCCGGGGGCTGCGTGCAGATGCTGCTCGGCTCCGCGCGGGTGCCGGCGTTCGACGGGAGCGAGCTCCAGGACGTCACGACGACGGTCGGGATCGAGTGA
- a CDS encoding NAD(P)/FAD-dependent oxidoreductase, whose protein sequence is MAAHEVVIVGGGPAGVSTALFLAHHRPALADRIVVLEKERYPRDKSCAGGLGERADRALSAIGVTIDVPSVVVHGISAAFQAGEVALREGNIGRVVRRVEFDRALALAARARGVRIVEGARVTGATLSERGARVESSAGVFDGRVVVGADGVGSVVRRAMGLPFGRLRAQAVEVDTEPVAGDRARDLLHFEMRDRSFAGYLWDFPTIVDGRELVCRGAYVLHEGALDMARPAPDAERVLRSRLEALGLDPDRYRRKRFAERGLDRRAVIARPAALLVGEAAGIDPMLGEGIAQAIAYGALAGEYLAEKLEARDLGFHDWGRRVERSLLGLDLRFRRRVMRAFYGAPRERVERYLLGEPSFLRFGVRHFAGRAQPARDALRAAATGALVAGRIGIERLVASLPPRARSAGSGDGAHA, encoded by the coding sequence ATGGCGGCGCATGAAGTCGTGATCGTCGGAGGCGGGCCGGCGGGCGTGAGCACGGCGCTCTTCCTCGCCCACCATCGCCCGGCCCTCGCCGACAGGATCGTGGTGCTCGAAAAGGAGCGCTACCCGCGGGACAAGTCCTGCGCGGGCGGCCTCGGCGAGCGAGCGGACAGGGCGCTGTCGGCGATCGGGGTGACGATCGACGTGCCCTCGGTGGTGGTGCACGGCATCAGCGCGGCCTTCCAGGCCGGCGAGGTCGCGCTCCGCGAGGGGAACATCGGCCGCGTCGTCCGGCGCGTCGAGTTCGATCGCGCGCTCGCGCTCGCCGCGCGGGCGCGGGGCGTCCGGATCGTGGAGGGGGCGCGGGTGACGGGCGCCACGCTGAGCGAGCGAGGCGCCCGCGTCGAGAGCTCGGCCGGGGTCTTCGACGGCCGCGTCGTCGTCGGCGCGGACGGCGTCGGCAGCGTCGTCCGCCGCGCGATGGGGCTGCCGTTCGGCAGGCTGCGCGCGCAGGCCGTCGAGGTCGACACCGAGCCCGTCGCGGGGGACCGGGCGCGCGACCTCCTGCACTTCGAGATGCGGGATCGCTCGTTCGCCGGCTACCTGTGGGACTTCCCCACGATCGTCGACGGGCGCGAGCTCGTCTGCCGGGGGGCCTACGTGCTGCACGAGGGCGCGCTCGACATGGCGCGCCCCGCGCCCGACGCCGAGCGCGTGCTCCGGAGCAGGCTCGAGGCGCTCGGCCTCGACCCGGACCGCTACCGGCGAAAGCGCTTCGCCGAGCGAGGCCTCGACCGGCGGGCCGTGATCGCGCGGCCCGCCGCCCTGCTCGTCGGCGAGGCCGCGGGCATCGATCCGATGCTGGGAGAGGGGATCGCCCAGGCGATCGCGTACGGGGCCCTCGCGGGCGAGTACCTCGCCGAGAAGCTCGAGGCCCGCGATCTCGGGTTCCACGACTGGGGCCGGCGCGTCGAGCGATCGCTGCTGGGCCTCGATCTGCGCTTCCGGCGCCGGGTGATGCGCGCCTTCTACGGCGCGCCGCGGGAGCGCGTCGAGCGTTACCTCCTCGGCGAGCCGTCGTTCCTGCGCTTCGGCGTCCGGCACTTCGCCGGCAGAGCCCAGCCGGCCCGCGACGCGCTCCGCGCCGCGGCGACGGGCGCGCTTGTCGCGGGCCGGATCGGGATCGAGCGCCTCGTCGCGTCGCTCCCGCCGCGCGCGCGCAGCGCCGGCAGCGGCGACGGCGCGCACGCCTGA
- a CDS encoding class I SAM-dependent methyltransferase: protein MTLHRLAAQGYATAADAYEKGRPDYPRGAIELLRDTLRIDATSTVLDLGAGTGKLTRLLVPTGARLLALEPVEGMRRKLGQMVPSAIALDGVAEAIPLPETSVDAAVAAQSFHWFHGDLALAEIHRVLRPRGRLSLLFNLRDERVDWVARISHILDRHGRDAPIHRFGAWRRTFSDSRLFAPLGEHEFTHTQELDLDGLLERVASISYISALPLQERYAVLNEIRELAANHPDLAGKSVYLFPYRTLVPLYERR, encoded by the coding sequence ATGACTCTCCATCGCCTCGCTGCACAGGGCTACGCGACTGCAGCGGATGCATATGAGAAGGGGCGCCCGGACTACCCGCGCGGCGCGATCGAGCTCCTGCGCGACACGCTCCGCATCGACGCGACGAGCACGGTGCTCGATCTCGGCGCCGGCACCGGCAAGCTCACGCGCCTCCTGGTGCCCACGGGCGCGCGGCTGCTCGCGCTCGAGCCGGTCGAGGGGATGCGCCGCAAGCTGGGTCAGATGGTCCCGTCCGCCATCGCGCTCGATGGGGTCGCCGAGGCCATCCCCTTGCCCGAGACATCGGTCGACGCCGCGGTCGCCGCGCAGTCGTTCCACTGGTTTCACGGCGATCTCGCGCTCGCCGAGATCCACCGCGTGCTCCGGCCGAGAGGGCGCCTCTCCCTGCTCTTCAACCTGCGCGACGAGCGCGTCGACTGGGTCGCCCGCATCTCCCACATCCTCGACCGCCACGGCCGGGATGCCCCGATACACAGGTTCGGCGCCTGGCGCCGGACGTTCTCCGACTCTCGCCTCTTCGCGCCGCTCGGAGAGCACGAGTTCACCCATACGCAGGAGCTCGACCTCGACGGGCTGCTCGAGCGCGTCGCGTCGATCAGCTACATCTCGGCGCTCCCCCTGCAGGAGCGGTATGCGGTCCTGAACGAGATCCGTGAGCTGGCCGCGAACCACCCGGACCTCGCGGGGAAGAGCGTGTATCTCTTCCCCTACCGGACGCTGGTGCCCCTGTACGAGCGGCGCTGA
- a CDS encoding dipeptidase: MHGTPEARALHAQYPAIDLHADSLMWARWVGYDLQERHEPPLPLAALGGHVDVPRLREGGVGAQFFGLVSLPIGQRRGLAAVVEEQIDLLEQAVRARPGRLVKALTAEDIEAARAGGAVAALLGVEGAHALEGDLDTLARFARRGVRYLGLCHFSANEACYPAYGSGRRDGEGLTAFGRDVVRLAEDLGVIVDLAHINRAGFLDACALARRPPMVSHTGIAGAFEHWRNIDDDQLRALADRGGCAGIIFCPLYLGGNGLAPVVKHLVHIINVAGEDTPALGSDWDGFIIPTRELRDAAHLPLLTDALLRAGLSERVIAKVLRENVMRILSDNPLPTRLPVA; this comes from the coding sequence ATGCACGGAACCCCGGAAGCCCGCGCCCTGCACGCGCAGTACCCCGCCATCGATCTCCACGCCGACAGCCTCATGTGGGCGCGCTGGGTCGGTTACGATCTGCAGGAGCGGCACGAGCCGCCGCTGCCGCTCGCGGCCCTCGGCGGGCACGTCGACGTCCCGCGGCTCCGCGAGGGCGGCGTCGGCGCGCAGTTCTTCGGGCTGGTCTCGCTGCCCATCGGACAGCGGCGCGGGCTCGCCGCCGTCGTCGAGGAGCAGATCGATCTCCTGGAGCAGGCCGTCCGCGCGCGGCCCGGCCGCCTCGTGAAGGCGCTCACGGCCGAGGACATCGAGGCGGCGAGGGCCGGCGGCGCCGTCGCGGCGCTGCTCGGCGTCGAGGGGGCGCACGCGCTCGAAGGCGACCTCGACACCCTCGCTCGCTTCGCGCGGCGCGGCGTGCGCTACCTCGGGCTCTGCCACTTCAGCGCCAACGAAGCGTGTTATCCCGCCTACGGCAGCGGCCGGAGGGATGGTGAAGGCCTCACCGCCTTCGGCCGCGATGTCGTGCGCCTCGCCGAGGACCTCGGCGTCATCGTCGATCTCGCGCACATCAACCGGGCTGGCTTCCTCGACGCATGCGCGCTCGCTCGCCGGCCACCCATGGTCAGCCACACGGGTATCGCCGGCGCGTTCGAGCACTGGCGCAACATCGATGACGACCAGCTCCGCGCCCTCGCCGACCGCGGCGGGTGCGCCGGGATCATCTTTTGTCCGCTCTATCTCGGCGGAAACGGGCTCGCGCCCGTCGTCAAGCACCTCGTGCACATCATCAACGTTGCCGGCGAGGACACGCCCGCGCTCGGATCCGATTGGGACGGTTTCATCATTCCCACACGTGAGCTGCGTGATGCGGCCCATCTTCCGCTCTTGACGGATGCGCTGCTGCGAGCTGGCTTGAGCGAGCGTGTGATCGCCAAGGTGCTTCGAGAGAACGTGATGCGCATTTTGAGCGACAACCCGCTTCCAACACGGCTCCCGGTTGCGTAG
- the sugE gene encoding quaternary ammonium compound efflux SMR transporter SugE — protein MSWLALLLAGLLEVCWAIGLKYTHGFTRPLPTALTVGAIITSIALLETASRTLPIGTAYAVWVGIGAFGAAIAGILLFGEPATAARLGFLALLVVSILGLKLASP, from the coding sequence ATGTCCTGGCTGGCGTTGCTCCTGGCAGGCCTGCTCGAGGTCTGCTGGGCTATCGGTCTCAAATACACACACGGCTTCACGCGCCCGTTGCCGACGGCGCTCACGGTCGGCGCGATCATCACGAGCATCGCGCTCCTCGAGACCGCCTCGCGGACCTTGCCCATCGGCACGGCGTACGCCGTCTGGGTCGGCATCGGCGCGTTCGGGGCGGCGATCGCGGGCATCCTCCTGTTCGGTGAGCCCGCAACGGCCGCGAGGCTCGGTTTCCTCGCGCTGCTCGTCGTGTCCATCCTCGGCCTCAAGCTGGCGAGCCCCTGA